The proteins below are encoded in one region of Alistipes indistinctus YIT 12060:
- a CDS encoding sugar transferase gives MPLEFWYIGTDGHCARHFGSLLHAELHVFPDVEDALGNNSKGPVIALWEGHSPDDDLDAIERLKKENSQLQLILVAGALSSKERAAYLHAGATAALAPDTDRESLEGITRMLANTFLQGRTDVQPGEPAQTAGNYRIPPGKRLFDIAASGMGLLLLSPLLLITAAAIRIESRGAVIYRSKRVGSNYRVFDFFKFRSMYSEADLALKDLKVLNQYREAELANSFTAPQRNQGSAHIDSAMLISDDCVISENAFISQATSEKKNAFVKLENDPRVTRVGRFIRKYSIDELPQLFNILRGDMSVVGNRPLPLYEAERLTGDEYIDRFMGPAGLTGLWQVEKRGGAGKLSAEERKQLDIEYAKHYSPWMDLRIILKTFLAFVQKEDV, from the coding sequence ATGCCCCTTGAATTCTGGTATATCGGCACGGACGGTCATTGTGCCAGACATTTCGGCTCACTGTTGCACGCCGAGTTGCATGTCTTTCCCGATGTGGAGGATGCGTTGGGCAATAACAGTAAAGGCCCCGTAATCGCACTGTGGGAGGGACACTCTCCAGACGACGATCTCGATGCCATCGAACGGCTGAAGAAAGAAAACAGCCAGCTGCAACTGATCCTGGTCGCAGGCGCGCTCTCATCCAAAGAGCGGGCCGCATATTTACATGCAGGTGCGACTGCCGCCTTGGCACCGGACACCGACCGGGAAAGTCTCGAAGGAATCACCCGCATGCTCGCCAACACGTTCCTGCAGGGCCGGACGGACGTACAACCCGGGGAACCGGCGCAAACGGCCGGGAACTACCGGATCCCGCCCGGCAAGCGGTTGTTCGACATTGCAGCTTCGGGCATGGGACTGCTATTGCTTTCCCCGTTGTTGTTGATTACCGCCGCGGCCATCCGCATCGAAAGCCGGGGGGCGGTCATCTACCGCTCCAAACGGGTGGGCAGCAACTACCGGGTATTCGACTTTTTCAAGTTCCGCTCGATGTACTCCGAAGCGGACCTGGCGCTCAAAGACCTGAAGGTCCTGAACCAATACCGGGAAGCGGAACTCGCGAACAGCTTCACCGCGCCGCAGCGAAACCAAGGATCGGCGCACATCGACAGCGCGATGCTGATTTCCGACGACTGCGTCATCTCCGAGAACGCTTTTATCTCGCAGGCGACAAGCGAGAAAAAGAATGCTTTCGTCAAATTGGAAAACGACCCCCGCGTAACGCGCGTCGGCCGCTTTATCCGCAAATACAGTATCGACGAACTGCCTCAGCTGTTCAACATCCTGCGCGGCGACATGTCGGTGGTAGGCAACCGGCCGCTGCCGCTCTACGAGGCGGAACGCCTCACCGGCGACGAATATATCGACCGTTTTATGGGCCCGGCCGGACTCACCGGGCTGTGGCAGGTCGAAAAGCGCGGCGGCGCAGGCAAACTCTCGGCCGAGGAGCGCAAACAGCTCGACATCGAGTATGCGAAACACTATTCGCCGTGGATGGACCTGCGGATCATTTTGAAAACCTTTTTGGCATTCGTCCAAAAAGAGGACGTATAA
- a CDS encoding sensor histidine kinase translates to MLFFLLLALIPGTLRAQIDSREGIILVVASYNPDTRRMSGFISDFEQAIVQKKVPYEIVVEDMGCKGLSEAPQWQERMRDILDRYRKNKQLKAVVLLGQEAWASFLAQGDFPDDIPFFGCYASVNGIALSSLNVPQRDWSYSVDMAALADSIGTAGGCLNRYDVDKNVDLIRSLYPDVRNIAFVSDNTYGGVSLQALMRREMLRYDDLRLIQIDSREGSDSVVSRITRLPQHSALLIGTWRVGDDGQYLMYSAMNDLIAENPTVPVFTLSGAGLVSVAIGGYNPKYKSGAGEIAGQIAGYYHGKPGAVHFELSDGEYRFNANKLKEFDIAEYKLPAGSVVVDNTEAQLRKYRSVIYSSVAALILLSLIAVFIYFLYYKNKRLRNVLENREAELIEAKEKAEESDLLKSAFLANMSHEIRTPLNAIVGFSSLLTSAEISPEEREEYSAIISTNSELMLTLINDILDISRLETGKIHFAYEDIDIPSLCQQVIMTTTHNRREGVECVFESSYETYTLRTDVQRLSQVLINLLTNANKFTEQGRITLSFEVLEKEGMVRFAVADTGCGIPPEKQAKVFDRFEKLDEFKQGTGLGLAICRQIVMKVGGKIWVDGTYTSGSRFVFTHPIRPLEDGDAVVSVGSGMA, encoded by the coding sequence GTGCTTTTCTTCCTGCTGTTGGCGCTCATTCCCGGTACCCTTCGGGCACAGATCGATTCCAGGGAGGGCATCATTTTGGTCGTCGCCTCTTACAATCCCGACACGCGGCGCATGTCCGGGTTTATTTCCGATTTCGAACAGGCGATCGTCCAGAAAAAGGTGCCTTATGAGATTGTCGTCGAGGACATGGGGTGCAAGGGCCTTTCCGAAGCGCCGCAATGGCAGGAACGGATGCGGGACATTTTGGATCGTTACCGGAAGAATAAGCAGCTCAAGGCAGTGGTGTTGTTGGGGCAGGAGGCGTGGGCCTCTTTTCTCGCCCAGGGAGATTTTCCCGATGATATCCCCTTTTTCGGCTGCTACGCGAGTGTGAACGGGATTGCGCTCTCTTCGCTCAATGTGCCGCAGCGCGACTGGAGCTATTCGGTCGATATGGCCGCACTGGCCGATTCGATCGGGACTGCCGGCGGCTGCCTGAACCGCTACGATGTGGACAAGAATGTCGACCTGATCCGCTCGCTCTATCCCGATGTGCGTAATATCGCTTTCGTGTCGGACAACACGTACGGCGGCGTTTCGCTCCAGGCGCTGATGAGGCGCGAAATGCTCCGCTATGACGATCTGCGGCTGATCCAGATCGATTCGCGCGAGGGGAGCGATTCCGTCGTTTCGCGGATTACGCGCCTGCCGCAGCATTCGGCTCTGCTGATCGGGACGTGGCGTGTAGGCGATGACGGCCAGTACCTGATGTACAGCGCGATGAACGACCTGATCGCCGAGAATCCCACGGTGCCGGTTTTCACGTTGTCCGGGGCCGGGCTGGTGAGCGTGGCTATCGGCGGTTACAATCCCAAATACAAAAGCGGCGCAGGCGAGATCGCCGGGCAGATTGCCGGTTATTACCACGGTAAGCCGGGTGCGGTACATTTCGAACTGTCCGACGGGGAGTACCGTTTCAATGCCAATAAACTCAAAGAGTTCGATATCGCCGAGTACAAACTTCCGGCCGGGAGTGTCGTGGTGGATAATACCGAGGCCCAGTTGCGCAAGTACCGTTCGGTGATCTATTCCAGCGTGGCTGCGCTGATCCTGCTGTCGCTGATTGCCGTGTTCATCTATTTCCTTTACTACAAGAACAAGCGGCTGCGCAATGTACTGGAAAACCGCGAGGCGGAACTGATCGAAGCCAAGGAGAAGGCCGAGGAGTCCGACCTGCTCAAGAGTGCGTTTCTGGCCAATATGAGCCATGAGATCCGTACGCCGCTCAACGCGATCGTCGGTTTCTCGTCGTTGCTGACTTCCGCTGAAATTTCGCCTGAAGAGCGCGAGGAGTACAGCGCGATCATTTCGACCAACTCGGAGCTGATGCTGACCCTGATCAACGATATCCTCGATATTTCGCGGCTCGAAACGGGCAAGATCCATTTCGCCTATGAAGATATCGATATCCCGTCGCTGTGCCAGCAGGTGATTATGACGACCACCCATAACCGCAGGGAGGGCGTCGAATGCGTATTCGAGTCGTCGTACGAGACTTATACCCTCCGGACGGACGTACAGAGGCTCTCGCAGGTGCTGATCAACCTGCTGACCAATGCGAATAAATTTACCGAGCAGGGCCGGATTACCCTTTCGTTCGAGGTGTTGGAGAAAGAGGGAATGGTGCGTTTTGCGGTGGCCGATACCGGTTGCGGCATTCCGCCCGAAAAGCAGGCCAAAGTTTTCGACCGTTTTGAAAAGCTCGATGAATTCAAGCAGGGCACGGGGCTCGGGTTGGCCATCTGCCGCCAGATCGTGATGAAGGTGGGCGGCAAGATATGGGTCGATGGGACCTATACGTCCGGGAGCCGCTTTGTCTTTACGCATCCGATCCGTCCCCTTGAGGACGGTGACGCTGTGGTCTCTGTCGGTTCGGGCATGGCCTGA
- a CDS encoding PAS domain-containing protein, which yields MSEYDDCSREELIEQIERLKRENAALSSGQKASRGGARRMLADSPGGFRDKYAAQILESLPDMLTVLDHSGQLVDLVSSEETNHVGAPSDSLIGRDICTLLSPEAYHNVKENLDYVVRNKIGSTSHHDITLDNHTRHYENRIFPLDDEHALCMCRDVIDQVIVQQELEQANLRMVAAEDIALLSHWYYYEDIKEFEAPKIIPWLVGGGDGKLKRCRKELFLSHVHPADRDALLNQLRYGQAGDGYVEYRISVQGQTRYYHSRILRIIRKEDGSRIIEGYAQDMTYVVKRLHDFEAVKYALNNAVEEIYSCDLEGTLEFANQRFIERHNLSGDISNYKLYELESPQGILLESSQNLYRQWQEKVSKVRANDGSYSYTAKSKNPRTGRIEAQEVVIYVVYDHAKEHEVLWFFSRDVTTRLEHENRVRELNYVMDAILNNIPVYLFVKDPSNEFRYVYWNKAFEEYSHIPASRALGHTDFEIFPRLSDAEKFRRDDLELLRTGQRLEMVEEYTAASGETRVVTTSKTLVPSEDRLPLIIGISWDITEQKNAERELIAARIKAEESDRLKSAFLANMSHEIRTPLNAIVGFSKLISSAENAEEVQQYTDIIDSNSDLLLQLINDILDLSKIEAGTLEFHFADMSLNSLCREEYEIHKGRVHDGVELVFDGRDEDVEIKCDHNRLAQVVTNLLSNAIKFTHNGEIRFGYDMMGDTIEFYVADTGIGMSAQAKERIFDRFIKLNSFASGTGLGLAISKMIVEKIGGRIWVESEEGEGTTFRFTIPYRSEKKAAADALDEPSAAQETGSLMSEPDAGASAQGGALAELASEGVGGRTGKRILIAEDIESNYMLMKAFIGKRYEVIRAHDGQEAIDLFPKVRPDLVFMDIKMPVVDGYEATRAIRKISKEVPILAITAFAFESDREKALEAGCTDYLTKPISRDLLNQKLILYLGE from the coding sequence ATGAGCGAGTACGACGATTGTTCACGGGAGGAATTGATCGAACAGATCGAGCGGCTGAAACGGGAGAATGCTGCATTGTCTTCCGGGCAAAAGGCTTCCCGCGGCGGTGCCAGACGGATGCTTGCCGACTCTCCCGGAGGTTTCCGGGATAAATATGCCGCGCAGATACTCGAGTCGCTGCCCGATATGCTGACCGTTCTCGATCATTCGGGGCAGCTTGTCGATCTGGTCTCCTCGGAAGAGACCAACCATGTCGGCGCGCCCAGCGATTCGCTTATCGGGCGGGATATCTGTACGCTGCTCTCCCCCGAGGCGTATCACAATGTGAAGGAGAACCTCGATTACGTGGTCCGGAACAAGATAGGTTCGACTTCCCATCACGACATTACCCTGGACAACCATACCCGCCATTACGAAAACAGGATTTTCCCACTGGACGACGAGCACGCGCTCTGTATGTGCCGTGACGTGATCGACCAGGTGATCGTCCAGCAGGAGCTCGAACAGGCCAACCTGCGCATGGTGGCGGCCGAGGATATCGCGTTGTTGAGCCACTGGTATTATTACGAGGATATCAAGGAGTTCGAGGCGCCGAAGATTATTCCGTGGCTGGTCGGCGGCGGCGACGGCAAGCTGAAACGCTGCCGCAAGGAGCTGTTCCTGTCGCATGTCCATCCGGCCGACCGTGACGCACTGCTCAACCAGCTTCGTTACGGGCAGGCGGGCGACGGATATGTCGAGTACCGCATTTCGGTGCAGGGGCAGACCCGCTATTACCACAGCCGCATTCTCCGGATAATCAGGAAGGAAGACGGAAGCCGCATTATCGAGGGTTATGCGCAGGATATGACCTATGTGGTCAAGCGCCTGCACGATTTCGAGGCGGTAAAATATGCCCTGAACAATGCGGTCGAGGAGATTTATTCCTGCGACCTGGAGGGTACGCTCGAGTTTGCCAACCAGCGTTTCATCGAACGCCACAACCTCAGCGGGGATATTTCCAATTATAAGCTCTATGAGTTGGAGAGCCCGCAGGGTATTCTGCTCGAATCGTCCCAGAATCTTTACCGCCAGTGGCAGGAAAAGGTGTCGAAGGTACGTGCGAACGACGGGTCGTACAGTTATACGGCCAAATCCAAAAATCCCCGTACCGGCAGGATCGAGGCGCAGGAGGTGGTCATTTATGTGGTATACGACCATGCCAAGGAGCATGAAGTGCTGTGGTTCTTCTCGCGGGATGTCACGACCCGTCTCGAACACGAGAACCGGGTGCGCGAACTCAACTACGTGATGGACGCGATCCTGAACAATATCCCCGTGTACCTGTTCGTCAAGGACCCGAGCAACGAGTTCCGTTATGTCTATTGGAACAAGGCTTTCGAGGAATATTCCCACATTCCGGCTTCGCGGGCCCTGGGGCATACCGATTTCGAAATTTTCCCGCGCCTGTCCGACGCCGAGAAGTTCCGGCGCGACGACCTGGAGTTGCTGCGTACCGGTCAGCGGCTGGAGATGGTCGAAGAGTATACGGCCGCGTCGGGCGAAACGCGTGTGGTGACGACTTCCAAGACGCTGGTGCCGTCGGAGGACCGTCTGCCGCTGATTATCGGCATTTCGTGGGATATCACCGAACAGAAGAACGCCGAGCGTGAACTGATCGCCGCGCGGATCAAAGCCGAGGAATCAGACCGCCTGAAAAGCGCGTTCCTCGCGAACATGAGCCATGAAATCCGTACGCCGCTCAATGCGATCGTCGGTTTTTCGAAGCTGATTTCAAGCGCTGAAAACGCCGAAGAGGTGCAGCAGTATACCGATATCATAGACAGCAATTCCGATCTGCTGTTGCAATTGATCAACGATATCCTTGACCTGTCGAAGATCGAGGCCGGCACCCTCGAGTTCCATTTTGCAGACATGAGCCTCAACAGCCTGTGCCGTGAGGAGTATGAAATTCATAAAGGGCGTGTTCATGACGGAGTGGAACTGGTCTTCGACGGTCGCGACGAAGATGTCGAGATCAAGTGCGACCATAACCGCCTGGCCCAAGTGGTCACGAACCTGCTCAGCAACGCAATTAAATTTACGCACAACGGCGAAATCCGCTTTGGATACGATATGATGGGAGATACGATAGAGTTTTATGTTGCGGATACCGGCATCGGAATGTCCGCACAGGCTAAGGAGCGGATCTTCGACCGCTTTATCAAATTGAACAGCTTCGCTTCCGGTACCGGTTTGGGACTGGCTATTTCGAAGATGATCGTCGAGAAGATCGGCGGCCGGATCTGGGTCGAATCCGAAGAGGGCGAGGGCACCACATTCCGTTTTACCATTCCGTATCGTTCCGAAAAAAAGGCTGCGGCGGATGCGTTGGATGAACCGTCCGCAGCACAGGAAACAGGGAGCCTGATGTCGGAGCCTGATGCCGGCGCTTCGGCGCAGGGCGGCGCTTTGGCGGAGCTGGCTTCGGAAGGTGTGGGAGGGCGTACCGGCAAACGTATTCTCATCGCGGAGGACATCGAAAGCAATTACATGCTGATGAAAGCCTTTATCGGCAAGCGCTATGAGGTGATCCGCGCCCACGACGGGCAGGAGGCTATCGACCTGTTCCCAAAAGTGCGGCCCGATCTGGTCTTCATGGATATCAAAATGCCGGTCGTAGACGGCTATGAAGCGACCCGTGCGATCCGGAAAATTTCCAAAGAGGTGCCGATCCTGGCGATTACCGCGTTTGCGTTTGAGAGCGACCGCGAGAAAGCTTTGGAGGCGGGCTGTACCGACTACCTCACCAAGCCGATCTCACGCGACTTGCTGAACCAGAAGCTGATCCTGTATCTGGGAGAGTAG
- a CDS encoding hybrid sensor histidine kinase/response regulator codes for MKNANKVSRSFQHMILLCGCLLIYYSVSARQHKPTESGYIAQKTQGIDSDYVLIFNSYSESAPWCRSLVDSTVMDLIKLSPQTMTVTQNLNSGLLRDEKALAQLRQQVDVSYHDKPRMIIYIGSTSWPFLHETIEKKWGKVPSIIFSDIDYTGPITNLLRKTPIAPALRIPYDKIVKEYEGALSVVYMPIYLRQSLALMHQLTPPMTELCFISDTRWISAQMRADMAAITKTDFPELKVRYLISADMSTLDLLDSLQHYGQETGVLFFSWLKQSQVGDSFVNDSHFRIIISKSARQPLFVLNDNEVNTDSDVLGGYFPTRAAVSHHVRLALEKTLAGQPGSFQTVEPAQPVIDYLTLIRKGISPDLLPSNTHIYWKPDNFFHQYRYLLGGGALIVAVLLLIIYFLSRSRTQQRKVLTYMAQYRNLFENMPIPYLQMEMLFDQNGRSHDLIVRDVNPAFEKAFYSHNWVVGRRVTGQHTQRDNTLNLARTVLGEKRAVSVSYYFKQTDTHYTVILAPSKEPNFIDVFYTDNTALVRAQQLLRTMNHKLAMALEISNITPWKWDLETDTILCDVNRSVELMGGENIDENRLAVPETAYFAKIHKEDRERIKQAYRDLIEGKVPKIREEYRVADPGRSHFDWVEVQAAVDARDAAGKPLTLIGSSLVISIRKQMEQELISAKEKAEESSRLKSAFLANMSHEIRTPLNAIVGFSNILATTDAEEEKQEYVSIIENNNNLLLQLINDILDLSKIEAGTLNFTYTETDLNRLLEEIVHAAQMRNTSDQMDVVLAETVPGCIARVDRNRLTQVLTNLTTNALKFTQRGSIRIGYRLEPDGKFLYFHVSDTGCGIPTDKQKSVFERFVKLNSFSQGTGLGLSICQTIVEHVGGRIGVESEEGKGSNFWFTIPYRPVSDQKNRKPQDKQIEPIPVERDKLTILVAEDSADNFKLFETILKKDYTILHAWDGREAVELFKTHQPHLVLMDINMPVLNGYEATAEIRKLSERVPIIAVTAYAYASDEERIMNSGFDAYVPKPLNASIMRSKIVELLKKRLVFI; via the coding sequence ATGAAGAACGCAAACAAGGTTTCCCGTTCTTTCCAGCACATGATCCTGTTGTGCGGATGCTTGCTAATATACTATTCCGTATCCGCCCGGCAACATAAGCCCACAGAATCGGGTTACATCGCACAAAAAACGCAGGGCATAGATTCAGATTACGTACTGATTTTCAACTCGTACAGCGAATCGGCTCCCTGGTGCCGCAGCCTCGTTGACTCGACGGTAATGGACCTGATCAAGCTTTCCCCGCAAACCATGACGGTGACCCAGAACCTGAATTCAGGACTGCTCCGGGACGAAAAAGCGCTTGCACAACTGCGACAACAGGTGGATGTCTCCTACCACGACAAACCCCGGATGATTATCTACATCGGTTCCACCAGTTGGCCGTTCCTGCACGAAACCATCGAAAAGAAATGGGGGAAAGTACCTTCTATCATCTTCTCCGACATCGATTATACCGGTCCTATAACCAATCTACTCCGGAAAACACCGATCGCACCTGCCCTCCGCATCCCGTACGACAAGATTGTCAAGGAGTACGAAGGTGCGCTTAGCGTCGTCTATATGCCTATTTACCTGCGGCAAAGCCTCGCGCTGATGCATCAGCTGACGCCGCCGATGACCGAGCTGTGCTTCATTTCCGACACCCGCTGGATCAGCGCACAAATGCGAGCGGACATGGCCGCCATCACCAAGACCGATTTTCCGGAGCTGAAAGTACGATACCTGATTTCGGCAGACATGTCGACGTTGGATTTGCTCGATTCGCTGCAGCATTACGGACAGGAAACCGGCGTACTCTTCTTCTCCTGGCTCAAGCAGAGCCAAGTGGGAGATTCGTTCGTCAACGACTCCCATTTCCGGATCATCATCAGCAAATCGGCCCGGCAACCGCTGTTCGTACTAAACGACAATGAGGTCAATACGGACAGCGATGTCCTCGGCGGCTACTTCCCGACCCGGGCCGCCGTTTCACACCATGTCCGCCTGGCACTTGAGAAAACGCTTGCCGGCCAGCCGGGTTCGTTCCAGACGGTGGAACCCGCGCAACCGGTAATCGACTACCTGACACTTATCCGCAAAGGCATATCCCCCGACCTGCTGCCCAGCAATACCCACATTTACTGGAAACCCGACAATTTTTTCCACCAATACCGTTACCTGCTGGGCGGAGGCGCACTTATCGTCGCGGTTCTGCTGCTGATCATTTACTTCCTTTCCCGCAGCCGGACCCAACAGCGAAAAGTCCTGACATACATGGCCCAATACCGCAACCTGTTCGAAAACATGCCTATTCCGTACCTGCAGATGGAAATGCTCTTCGACCAGAACGGCCGATCGCACGACCTGATCGTCCGTGACGTCAACCCTGCGTTCGAAAAAGCATTTTATTCGCACAACTGGGTGGTCGGCCGGCGTGTCACCGGACAACACACACAACGGGACAATACACTGAACCTCGCCCGCACTGTTCTCGGTGAAAAACGCGCCGTGAGCGTATCCTACTATTTCAAACAAACCGATACGCATTACACAGTGATCCTCGCCCCATCGAAAGAGCCTAACTTCATCGATGTCTTCTACACCGACAACACGGCGTTGGTCCGCGCACAACAACTGCTGCGCACGATGAACCACAAACTCGCAATGGCTCTGGAGATTTCGAACATTACCCCGTGGAAATGGGATCTGGAAACGGATACGATCCTATGCGACGTAAACCGTTCGGTGGAACTGATGGGTGGCGAGAATATCGACGAGAACAGACTTGCGGTGCCCGAAACGGCCTATTTCGCCAAAATACACAAAGAGGACCGCGAACGCATCAAACAGGCCTACCGGGACCTGATTGAGGGGAAAGTCCCGAAAATCCGCGAAGAGTACCGCGTGGCCGACCCCGGCCGTTCGCACTTCGACTGGGTGGAAGTACAGGCTGCCGTGGATGCCCGCGACGCTGCCGGCAAACCGCTGACACTGATCGGCTCGTCGCTGGTGATCTCGATCCGCAAACAAATGGAGCAGGAACTGATTTCGGCCAAGGAGAAAGCCGAAGAGTCCAGTCGCCTGAAAAGCGCGTTCCTCGCAAACATGAGCCACGAGATCCGTACCCCGCTCAACGCAATCGTCGGGTTCTCGAACATTCTCGCCACCACCGATGCAGAAGAGGAGAAACAGGAGTATGTCAGCATCATCGAGAACAACAACAACCTGCTGTTGCAGTTGATCAACGATATCCTCGACCTGTCGAAAATCGAGGCCGGCACGCTCAACTTCACGTATACCGAAACCGACCTGAACCGGCTGCTCGAAGAGATCGTGCACGCAGCGCAAATGCGCAATACGTCCGATCAAATGGATGTCGTATTGGCCGAAACCGTCCCCGGCTGTATTGCCCGGGTAGACCGGAACCGGCTCACGCAGGTGCTGACGAACCTGACCACCAATGCACTCAAATTCACACAGCGAGGGAGCATCCGAATCGGCTACAGGTTAGAACCCGACGGCAAATTCCTGTACTTCCACGTCAGCGACACCGGCTGCGGTATCCCGACCGACAAACAAAAATCGGTATTCGAACGTTTCGTAAAACTGAACAGTTTCTCACAGGGAACCGGCCTTGGACTCTCGATCTGCCAAACGATCGTCGAACATGTTGGGGGCCGGATCGGCGTCGAATCCGAAGAGGGGAAAGGATCGAACTTCTGGTTCACGATCCCTTACCGTCCCGTCTCGGATCAAAAGAACAGAAAACCGCAGGACAAACAGATCGAGCCGATACCGGTCGAACGCGACAAACTGACCATCCTGGTAGCCGAGGACAGTGCGGACAACTTTAAACTATTCGAAACAATCCTGAAAAAAGACTACACGATCCTGCATGCGTGGGACGGCCGGGAAGCCGTGGAACTGTTCAAAACCCACCAGCCCCATCTGGTACTGATGGACATCAACATGCCGGTACTGAACGGCTACGAAGCGACGGCAGAAATCCGCAAACTTTCGGAACGGGTACCGATCATCGCCGTAACGGCTTATGCCTATGCGTCGGACGAAGAGCGCATCATGAACAGCGGCTTCGACGCGTATGTACCCAAACCACTCAACGCCAGTATCATGCGAAGCAAGATCGTCGAACTTCTGAAAAAACGGCTGGTTTTCATTTGA
- a CDS encoding DUF2284 domain-containing protein: MYRTETLTETLPLAELTRRFRNPEKFIAYCRECGRYGHCWACPPYEFDPSEVLAGYTVAWIAGIRIIPDEALRNRLATPEEATEAGREMLARVRAAVDPQLLAIERKHPGSRAFFAGTCFACPEGTCTRHKGIPCRHPDRVRPSLEAFGFDIGAISSELLHNELKWSRDGQLPEYFTLVSALFCAESGDTGTFTLTAQNPIP, from the coding sequence ATGTACCGGACCGAAACGCTCACCGAAACGCTGCCGCTGGCGGAACTGACCCGCCGCTTCCGCAATCCCGAGAAATTTATCGCCTACTGCCGCGAATGCGGCCGTTACGGCCATTGCTGGGCCTGCCCGCCCTACGAGTTCGACCCTTCGGAAGTGCTCGCCGGTTATACCGTGGCGTGGATCGCGGGCATCCGGATCATTCCGGACGAGGCTCTACGCAATCGCCTCGCCACCCCAGAGGAAGCGACCGAAGCGGGACGGGAGATGCTGGCCCGGGTACGCGCGGCGGTCGACCCGCAACTGCTGGCGATCGAACGGAAGCATCCCGGCAGCCGCGCCTTTTTCGCCGGAACCTGTTTCGCTTGCCCGGAAGGCACCTGCACCCGGCACAAGGGTATTCCGTGCCGCCACCCGGACCGGGTGCGGCCTTCGCTCGAAGCGTTCGGCTTCGACATCGGCGCCATCAGCTCGGAATTGCTTCACAACGAATTGAAATGGAGCCGTGACGGACAGCTTCCCGAGTACTTTACACTGGTCAGCGCGCTGTTCTGTGCCGAATCCGGAGACACGGGAACATTCACGCTAACGGCACAAAACCCGATACCATGA
- a CDS encoding Dph6-related ATP pyrophosphatase, with protein sequence MTHHIRSKAVFNWSGGKDSALALHQVLQEDRYEIVALLTTVNRSTRRSSMHGIPTELLQRQADSIGIPLYVVDLTPKGNMEDYETAMRGAVEHFKAIGAGRFIFGDIFLHDVRTYREKQLAPYGIEVIEPLWGRTSGQIMEEFLASGLETVIVTTTADVLGREFIGRRIDAKLVADLPEGVDPCGENGEYHTFCYGGGMFRTRVPFTLGAPMQQSYPVRLDDGTERFYTYWFADLNA encoded by the coding sequence ATGACGCACCACATCCGCTCGAAAGCGGTTTTCAACTGGAGCGGCGGCAAAGATTCCGCCCTCGCCCTCCACCAAGTCCTGCAAGAGGATCGTTACGAGATCGTCGCACTGCTCACGACAGTCAACCGCAGCACCCGGCGGTCGTCGATGCACGGCATCCCGACGGAGCTGCTGCAACGGCAGGCCGACAGCATCGGGATTCCGCTTTATGTCGTCGACCTGACGCCCAAAGGGAACATGGAAGATTACGAAACGGCGATGCGCGGCGCCGTGGAGCATTTTAAAGCGATCGGAGCCGGCCGGTTCATTTTCGGCGATATTTTCCTGCACGACGTGCGCACATACCGGGAAAAACAGCTTGCCCCCTACGGAATCGAGGTGATCGAACCGCTGTGGGGCCGCACCTCGGGGCAGATCATGGAAGAGTTCCTGGCTTCGGGACTGGAAACGGTCATCGTCACCACGACGGCCGACGTGCTGGGCAGAGAGTTCATCGGGCGCCGGATCGACGCGAAACTGGTCGCCGACCTGCCCGAAGGAGTCGATCCCTGCGGGGAAAACGGCGAATACCATACGTTTTGTTACGGCGGGGGAATGTTCCGCACGAGAGTGCCTTTCACGCTCGGGGCTCCGATGCAGCAAAGTTATCCGGTCAGGCTCGACGACGGTACGGAACGTTTCTATACCTACTGGTTCGCCGACCTGAACGCGTGA
- a CDS encoding response regulator, whose translation MKKRILILDDKETIGKVLMMYLATEYDCTWFDNPLKGLDWMRQGNIPDLIISDIRMPEMRGDEFLAYLKKDLMFASVPVVILSGEDSSTERIRLLQEGAEDFIIKPFNPMELKIRIKKILD comes from the coding sequence ATGAAGAAACGGATTCTGATTCTCGACGACAAAGAGACGATCGGCAAAGTATTGATGATGTACCTGGCCACAGAGTACGACTGCACATGGTTCGACAATCCGCTCAAAGGCCTCGACTGGATGCGCCAGGGGAATATCCCCGACCTGATTATCTCGGACATCCGCATGCCCGAAATGCGCGGGGACGAATTCCTCGCTTACCTGAAAAAAGACCTCATGTTCGCATCGGTTCCGGTGGTAATCCTTTCGGGCGAAGACAGCAGTACCGAGCGCATCCGGCTGCTGCAGGAAGGCGCCGAGGATTTCATCATCAAGCCGTTCAACCCCATGGAACTTAAGATCCGCATCAAAAAAATACTCGATTGA